The nucleotide sequence CCTTCGGGCCCTTCGGGCCGGGTGGTCCCGGCTTCGGCGGCCCTGTGTTCGGCGGGCCCCCCGGTTTCGGAGGCGGCCCCGGCTTCGGAGGCGGACGCGGGCGCGGCGGGCCCAGGGGACGGGCGCGGCGCGGTGATGTGCGGGCCTCGATCCTGGCCCTGCTCAAGGACCGGTCGATGCACGGCTACGAGATGATCCAGGAGATCGCCGAACGCAGCGGCGGCGCGTGGAAGCCGAGCCCCGGCTCGGTCTACCCGACCCTGCAGTTGCTGGAGGACGAGGGTCTGATCGTCAGCCGGAGCGAGGGCGGCAAGAAGCTGTTCGCCCTCACCGACAGCGGCCGCACCGCCGCCGAGGAGGGGCCGGACGCCCCCTGGGAGGAGGCCTCACGCGGCGTCGACTGGGAGGCGCTCGGCGAGATCCGCCAGGCCGGGGCCGGCCTGATGGAGGCGTTCGGCCAGGTCTGGAAGACCGGCACCAAGGAGCAGCGGGACAAGGCGCTGACCGTCCTCAACGACGCCCGCAAGAAGCTGTACCTCATCCTCGCCGACGAGGACTGAGGTTCACGCGGGCACGCGTCGTATCACCGCCGCGTCGAACAGGTCCCACGCCCGCGGAAAGGGACTCTCGTCGTGGCAGTGCCAGGCGTCCCAGAACAGGTCGGCGGGCAGTGCGTCCGACGGGGCGTACACCCGGTACACGTACTGCTTGCCGTCGACCGCGGGCAGACCCACCAGCCAGCACAGGCGACCTTCCTCCACTTCGTGTGAGACGTGTGAGGGTGCCGTGTGGTTGCGCCGGGGCGCGTGGCGCGCCGGGTGCGCCCCTGAGTGGCGCGGCCCGGCCTCATCCGTGAGGAGGAGACGGCGGGCGCGGGTCTCCACTCTGCGTGGGACCCGCGAATGGTTCCCCTCGCTGATGTGAAGGGACCGCCGTGACTGATGGGGTGGGTCCGTGGAACCCCGTACAGCCGGCCGGGCCGTCCCTGACGAGGGCGGCGCCGGCGCACAGGACGACACCGGTATCGACGCGA is from Streptomyces seoulensis and encodes:
- a CDS encoding PadR family transcriptional regulator, coding for MHGHGFRRGPWAAGPGGHGRGGFEGERGAFGPFGPGGPGFGGPVFGGPPGFGGGPGFGGGRGRGGPRGRARRGDVRASILALLKDRSMHGYEMIQEIAERSGGAWKPSPGSVYPTLQLLEDEGLIVSRSEGGKKLFALTDSGRTAAEEGPDAPWEEASRGVDWEALGEIRQAGAGLMEAFGQVWKTGTKEQRDKALTVLNDARKKLYLILADED